The Streptomyces collinus DNA segment GCGCGGTCCAGGAAGTACTCCGACTCCTCCTTGTAGCGCCGCTCGCCGGTCTCCTCGTACAGCTTCCGTCCCATGCGGGAGATGCCGTAGTCGTTGAGGTAGCCCTCCAGTGCCCAGGACAGGCCCTCGTGCGTCTCGGTGCTCGTGTAGCCGAGGAAGGGGGAGGTGCCCATGCCCTTGCGGCCGACGCCCGGGTTCGGCGGTACGACCGTCGCGTTCTTCACCGCCGCCTCGTAGGCCGCCTTCGCGTCGAAGTCGACGCCCTTGACGTAGGCGTCCGCGAACGCCACGTCCGACGACGTTCCCGTCATGAGGTCCGCGTAGCCGGGGGAGGACCAGCGAGAGGTCCAGCCGCCGTCCTTGTACTGCTGCACGAACCCGTCGGCCAGCTCACCCGCCCGGGAGGGGGTCAGGAACGAGTACGCGGGCCAGGTCGTCCGGTACGTGTCCCAGAAACCGTTGTTGACGTACACCTTGCCCTCGACGATCTTCGCGCCGGTGTGCGTCGGGGTGTCCGGGTTCGGCATGGGGGAGAAGGGCGAGGCGTACTTGTGCTTCCCGCCGACCTTCTCGAACCCGGAGTTCGGGTACAGGTACAGCCGGTACAGGCTGGAGTACAGCGTCGTCAGCTGGTCGGGCGTCGCGCCCTCGACCTCGACCTTGCCGAGCAGCCGGTCCCACTGCCGCTGGGCGCTCTTCTTCACCGCCTCGAAGGACCTGCCCTCCGGGATCTCCTGGCGGAGGTTGTCCTTCGCCTGGTCGAGGCTGATCAGTGAGGTGGCCAGGCGCAGGGTGACGGTCCGGTCGTCGGCCTTGAAGCGCAGATGGCCCTTGACGCCGCTGGAGTCACCCCCGGTCACCGGCTTGTCGAACTCGCCGTGGACGAACAGCCGGGTCGCCCCCGTCGACAGCCCGGACTTCACGTCCGAGTAGCCGGTGACGACCCCGTTCTCCTTGTCGAGGGTGAGCCCCGCCTGGTCCGTCACGTTGTCGAAGAGGACGCTCGCGTCGTCGCCGGGGTAGGTGAAGCGCAGCGCCGCCGCGTGGTCGGTCGGCGCCATCTCGGCCTTCAGCCCGTTCTCGAACCGCACCCCGTAGTAGTACGGCCGTGCCGTCTCGTTCTCGTGCTTGAAGGCCAGCTCCCGAGCCTCCCGGCCGAGGTCCGGAGTACCGGAGGCGAGGGACGGCATCACCTGGAAGGTCTGCCGGTCGCCCATCCAGGGACTGGGCTCATGACTCGCGCTGAACGCCTGGATCGTCGGCAGGTTGTCGGAATTGTTGGCTCGCGCGTAGTCGTACAGCCAGCTCAGCGATCCCGCGTTGGTCACCGGCGTCCAGAAGTTGAAGCCGTGCGGCACCGCCGTCGCCGGGAAGTTGTTGCCGCGTGAGAAGCCGCCGCTGGAGTTGGTGCCCCGGGTCGTCACCGCGTAGTCCGACAGATGGGCCTTCGGCCGCTCGGGGGCGGCGGACTCGATGGTCACGTCGTCCAGCCAGCCCCGGAACTTCGCCGGGCCCTCGGGGGAGTCGTACGCCACCAGGATCCGGTCCACGGTCTTCCCGGCCGCGACCGACCCGATCCGCGAGGCCACGTCGTTCCACTGGTTGACGTAGAGGATCTTCGCCGCGCCCTGCCCCTGCGGGGTCAGCGGGAAGCCGTGCTGGTCGGTGGCGCGCAGCTCGCTCAGGTGGGTGCCGTCCGTGAAGGCGAGGTCGACGGAGACGTTCGTGGCGTCGTAGTCGAGGTCGCCGTCCGCCATCGACGGGAAGATCCGGTAGGCCAGCCGCGTGTTCCGGCCGACGGCCACGTTCACGTCGAAGACCTTGTTGTACGAGTACGCCCGCCCGTCGGCGGTGTGCCGGCCGGCGTAACGCAGGGCCCGCTTCCCGGTGAACCCGGCGCCCGCCTTGGCGGTGGGGGAGCCGCTCGGCCCGCGGTCGACCAGGGAGAGCATGTCCTGCGGGACCGGCCCTTCGCCGCCGCCCGTGGACAGCTGGAGGTCGGCGAGCTGGAGGATGCCTCCGCCGTTGTTCGCGGTGACGTCCAGCCGGAAGTGCCGGTACTCGCCGGGTGCGGCGAGGTCGTACGTCTTGGTCTGGAACCGCTCGGAGAAGGATTCGCCGGAGCGGGAGTCCAGGGTCTTCCAGTCCTTGCCGTCGGCCGAACCCTTCAGGGCCCAGTCCTTCGGGTCGCGCTCATCGTGGTCGTTGGCCGACGTCAGCGCGTAACGCACCAGTTTGACTGGTTTGTCCAGGTCGAACTCGGCCCAGCCGGTGGGCTCGAAGGTGAGCCACTTGGTGCTCGGTTCACCGTCGACGAGGTTCTCCTTCACCTCGCCGCCGCCCGTGTTCTCGGCACTGGCCCGGACATCGGTGACCCGGTCGGTCACATTGCCCGGTATGCCGCTGCTGTAGCCGCCGTCCACGCCGGAGGCGCGCTTGCCCCCGTCGGGGCCGGTGTCGACGGTGTTGGACCAGTCCGGAACAGGGTCGTCCGCCTCGAACGAGGACGTGAACCCCCGATCGGGTTTCCCGGGGGCCTGCGGCAGTGCGACCGCAACGCCCTGCGAACCCAGGGCCAAAGCGAAGGCGGTCGCCGACACGACCGCCGAACCCCATCTGTGCCGAGCTTTCCGCTGCATCAACGGGTACCCTCCCTGCGCAGTGGACAACGTTGTCACTATCGATGCGCAAGGACCAGTAGTTGCCCAAGTGGCGGGGAGTGTCAAGGGTGTTGCCTGTGGCATTCGGGCGCGGTGACCGGGATATTTCCGGCGGAGCACCAACAGGTCACTCATACTTCCGCGAGGTCTCAACTCGGATAAGACCCACGGCCAACCTTGCGTTCGATCTTGATCCGCTGGCGGGAAGTGGACTATACCTGTCGGACGCTTCACACGATCCGCACTTCAGCGCCCACACGTCATCACCCGCACTTTCCTGCACGACCCAGCTTGACCCGATCGCGGTGCCGGGGAGGATCCGGTTCACCGCCTGAGTCCTGGAGAAGGCGAGGACTTGAGCATGGGATCCACTTCCGCCGAGAACCACGGCACCGAGGGTGTCGGCCGCCGTGATCTGATCAAAAGGTCCGCCGCGCTCGGGCTGATCTCCGTACCCACCATGAGCTTCCTGTCCGCCTGCGCCAGCAGCGGCGGGGACGACAGCGGGGACAAGGCCAAGGCCGGCAAGAAGACCGCGAAGAACCCGCTCGCCGTCAACGACACGGCCGGGATGGAATTCGTCCTGTTCGACGGCGGCTTCGGCAAGGAGTACGCCGAGGACGCCGTGAAGATCTACGAGAAGAACTTCCCCAAGGCCTCGGTGAAGTTCTCCGCCACCCAGAAGATCCAGTCCACGCTCCAGCCCCGCTTCAACCAGGGCACCCCGCCGGATCTCATCGACAACTCCGGCGCCGAGCAGATGGACATGGGCGTCCTGGCCGGCAAGAACCAGCTCACCGACCTCACCCCGCTGCTGGACGCGCCCTCCTACGACGACCCGGGCAAGAAGGTCCGCGACACGCTGCGCCCCGGCATCGTGGAGATGGGCCGGCTCGACGGC contains these protein-coding regions:
- a CDS encoding GH92 family glycosyl hydrolase, which codes for MQRKARHRWGSAVVSATAFALALGSQGVAVALPQAPGKPDRGFTSSFEADDPVPDWSNTVDTGPDGGKRASGVDGGYSSGIPGNVTDRVTDVRASAENTGGGEVKENLVDGEPSTKWLTFEPTGWAEFDLDKPVKLVRYALTSANDHDERDPKDWALKGSADGKDWKTLDSRSGESFSERFQTKTYDLAAPGEYRHFRLDVTANNGGGILQLADLQLSTGGGEGPVPQDMLSLVDRGPSGSPTAKAGAGFTGKRALRYAGRHTADGRAYSYNKVFDVNVAVGRNTRLAYRIFPSMADGDLDYDATNVSVDLAFTDGTHLSELRATDQHGFPLTPQGQGAAKILYVNQWNDVASRIGSVAAGKTVDRILVAYDSPEGPAKFRGWLDDVTIESAAPERPKAHLSDYAVTTRGTNSSGGFSRGNNFPATAVPHGFNFWTPVTNAGSLSWLYDYARANNSDNLPTIQAFSASHEPSPWMGDRQTFQVMPSLASGTPDLGREARELAFKHENETARPYYYGVRFENGLKAEMAPTDHAAALRFTYPGDDASVLFDNVTDQAGLTLDKENGVVTGYSDVKSGLSTGATRLFVHGEFDKPVTGGDSSGVKGHLRFKADDRTVTLRLATSLISLDQAKDNLRQEIPEGRSFEAVKKSAQRQWDRLLGKVEVEGATPDQLTTLYSSLYRLYLYPNSGFEKVGGKHKYASPFSPMPNPDTPTHTGAKIVEGKVYVNNGFWDTYRTTWPAYSFLTPSRAGELADGFVQQYKDGGWTSRWSSPGYADLMTGTSSDVAFADAYVKGVDFDAKAAYEAAVKNATVVPPNPGVGRKGMGTSPFLGYTSTETHEGLSWALEGYLNDYGISRMGRKLYEETGERRYKEESEYFLDRAQDYVNLFDAKAGFFQGRNAKGDWRVESAKYDPRVWGHDYTETNGWGYAFTAPQDSRGLANLYGGRKGLADKLDEYLSTPETASPEFVGSYGGVIHEMTEARDVRMGMYGHSNQVAHHALYMYDAAGQPWKTQKNVREVLSRLYTGSGIGQGYHGDEDNGEQSAWFLFSALGFYPLVMGSGEYAIGSPLFTKATVHLENGRELVVKAPRNSAKNVYVQGLKVNGRTWTKTSLPHALVAEGGVLEFGMGPRPSSWGTGRHAAPVSITRDDEVPTPRADVLKGDGALFDDTSATDAAVTSVDLPVREGAQAVQYTLTSSADRAEAPDGWTLQGSSDGTTWRTLDRRSGESFAWDRQTRAFSVKSPGTYEKYRLVLDGEATLAEVELLG